From Bradyrhizobium sp. NDS-1, the proteins below share one genomic window:
- a CDS encoding ATP-binding protein, producing the protein MAAKKRAARTTRTSKRPPRKRSGSVAPLRKRSTKPVAPDVVQAALAAFAHEVRTPLTGILAISDLLATSDLGERERRWADTIKAGAEHLASLATLFVDAARTGKGAGKGGSALRQDLFDLRTLARNAGDSLAGRAAAKGLKAEVEISGKLPGLVVGDPVRLRAALENLIDNAVKFTDQGGVALAVEPWRPAKGKARARVGVAFAVSDSGIGLTMAEIKRLFRPFTQANVTIASRFGGAGLGLSSVKQLARAMGGDITVALRRGGGATFTLTVSLDGAGPRKSRKTKGDTDADAVAALRVLSVEDNPFGRVVLNTILTELGHHAEFIGRGEDAVNRLEQGAFDAVLMDMVLPGIDGVEAIRRIRTMPAPLARIPIIGVSGRGEDEAASREAGADAFLVKPVSPRALATALLEATRREEVAT; encoded by the coding sequence ATGGCGGCGAAGAAGCGCGCAGCGCGTACCACGCGGACGTCCAAGCGGCCGCCTCGGAAGCGGTCCGGGTCGGTCGCTCCGTTGCGCAAGCGCAGCACCAAGCCGGTCGCGCCGGATGTGGTCCAGGCCGCGCTCGCCGCCTTTGCCCATGAGGTTCGTACCCCCCTGACCGGCATCCTGGCGATCAGCGACCTGCTCGCGACCTCCGATCTCGGCGAACGGGAACGGCGCTGGGCCGACACCATCAAGGCCGGTGCCGAGCATCTGGCGAGCCTTGCCACGCTGTTCGTGGATGCCGCCAGGACCGGCAAGGGTGCGGGGAAGGGGGGAAGCGCGCTGCGACAGGATCTGTTCGACCTGCGAACGCTTGCCCGCAATGCCGGCGATTCGCTGGCCGGCCGGGCCGCGGCCAAGGGACTGAAGGCCGAGGTCGAAATCTCCGGAAAGCTTCCGGGGCTGGTGGTCGGCGACCCCGTCCGCCTGCGCGCCGCGCTCGAGAATCTGATCGACAATGCCGTGAAATTCACCGACCAGGGCGGCGTGGCGCTCGCTGTCGAGCCGTGGCGGCCCGCCAAGGGCAAAGCCAGGGCCAGGGTGGGCGTTGCTTTCGCGGTGTCCGACAGCGGCATCGGCCTGACCATGGCCGAGATCAAGCGGTTGTTCCGTCCGTTCACCCAGGCCAACGTCACCATCGCCTCGCGCTTCGGCGGCGCCGGCCTGGGTCTGTCCTCGGTCAAGCAATTGGCGCGCGCGATGGGCGGCGACATCACTGTCGCGCTGCGGCGCGGCGGCGGTGCCACCTTTACGCTGACGGTGTCGCTCGATGGGGCAGGACCGCGCAAATCCCGCAAGACGAAGGGTGACACGGACGCAGATGCGGTCGCGGCGCTACGCGTCCTCAGCGTCGAGGACAATCCGTTCGGACGCGTCGTGCTCAACACCATTCTGACCGAGCTCGGCCATCACGCCGAGTTCATCGGGCGCGGCGAGGACGCCGTGAACCGGCTGGAGCAGGGCGCGTTCGATGCGGTGCTGATGGACATGGTGCTGCCGGGGATCGACGGCGTCGAGGCGATCAGGCGGATCCGCACGATGCCGGCGCCGCTGGCCCGGATCCCGATCATCGGCGTTTCCGGACGGGGTGAGGACGAGGCGGCCTCGCGCGAGGCCGGCGCCGACGCCTTCCTGGTCAAGCCTGTGTCTCCGAGGGCGCTAGCGACTGCGCTGCTTGAAGCGACACGCCGCGAGGAAGTCGCGACTTGA
- a CDS encoding YihY/virulence factor BrkB family protein, translated as MKAIRYIYVVVEDAFYTFLADDGWAIASHIALSTLMALFPFLIVLTSLAGFFGSKELADQAASLMLQVWPKQVADSISGEVHDVLTTTRTGLLTIGAALSVYFASNGVEALRVALNRAYAVVEMRSWYWLRLESIAYTIVAAFTALAMAFLIVLGPLIIEATRRHIPLFVESNESILTWLRYGISIGALIVALLILHAWLPAGRRSFVQILPGIVFTIVASLISSIVFGQYLARFANNYVTMYAGLASVIIALVFLYFIAAIFVYGGELNAAIIKSRLPRGVSLQAAQSLAPSETQA; from the coding sequence ATGAAAGCGATCCGCTACATCTACGTCGTGGTGGAGGACGCGTTCTACACGTTCCTGGCCGATGACGGCTGGGCGATCGCGAGCCATATCGCGCTATCGACGCTGATGGCGCTGTTCCCGTTCCTGATCGTGCTGACCTCGCTCGCCGGCTTCTTCGGCTCAAAGGAGCTCGCCGACCAGGCCGCAAGCCTGATGCTCCAGGTCTGGCCCAAGCAGGTCGCAGATTCGATCTCGGGCGAGGTCCATGACGTCTTGACCACCACCCGCACCGGCCTTCTGACCATCGGCGCGGCGCTGTCGGTCTACTTCGCCTCCAACGGCGTCGAGGCGCTCCGGGTCGCGCTGAACCGTGCCTATGCGGTGGTGGAGATGCGGAGCTGGTACTGGCTGCGGCTGGAATCGATCGCCTACACGATTGTCGCGGCTTTCACCGCGCTTGCCATGGCATTTCTGATCGTGCTCGGTCCGCTGATCATCGAGGCCACGCGGCGCCACATTCCGTTGTTCGTCGAGTCCAACGAAAGCATTCTCACTTGGCTGCGGTACGGCATCTCCATTGGCGCGTTGATAGTAGCATTGCTCATCCTCCACGCCTGGCTGCCGGCGGGGCGCCGCAGTTTCGTTCAGATCCTGCCGGGCATCGTCTTCACCATCGTGGCATCGCTGATCTCGAGCATCGTGTTCGGCCAATATTTGGCGCGCTTCGCCAATAATTACGTGACGATGTATGCCGGGCTCGCCTCGGTGATCATCGCGCTGGTGTTTCTGTATTTCATCGCGGCGATCTTCGTTTACGGCGGCGAGCTCAACGCCGCGATCATCAAGTCGCGACTTCCTCGCGGCGTGTCGCTTCAAGCAGCGCAGTCGCTAGCGCCCTCGGAGACACAGGCTTGA
- a CDS encoding twin transmembrane helix small protein, whose product MVSILTTFILPIAVGAVALVLLLGLINMMRGGSPNTSQKLMRWRVLLQFVAIVIAMAAVWAMGR is encoded by the coding sequence ATGGTATCTATCCTCACTACTTTCATCCTGCCGATCGCGGTCGGCGCCGTGGCGTTGGTGCTGCTGCTCGGTCTCATCAACATGATGCGCGGCGGCTCGCCCAACACCTCGCAGAAGCTGATGCGCTGGCGCGTGCTGCTTCAGTTCGTGGCGATCGTCATCGCGATGGCTGCTGTCTGGGCGATGGGGCGCTGA
- a CDS encoding cob(I)yrinic acid a,c-diamide adenosyltransferase has protein sequence MVTLNRIYTKTGDDGTTALGTGERRPKYDRRIEAYGTVDETNAAIGVVRLHTGDMPELDAMLGRIQNDLFDLGADLAVPEREGKAERLRVVASQVERLERDIDELNDKLAPLTSFVLPGGTPAAAYLHVARTICRRAERVIVELAARPGEPVSTAGIQYMNRLSDFLFVASRAANGNGAGDVLWVPGQNR, from the coding sequence ATGGTCACGTTGAACCGCATCTACACGAAGACCGGCGACGACGGCACCACGGCGCTTGGAACCGGCGAGCGGCGTCCGAAATACGATCGTCGCATCGAGGCCTATGGCACCGTCGACGAGACCAACGCTGCCATCGGCGTCGTCAGGCTCCATACCGGCGACATGCCCGAGCTTGATGCGATGCTCGGCCGGATCCAGAACGACCTGTTCGATCTTGGTGCCGATCTCGCGGTGCCCGAGCGCGAAGGCAAAGCGGAGCGGCTGCGGGTGGTTGCGAGCCAGGTCGAGCGGCTAGAACGCGACATCGACGAGCTCAACGACAAGCTCGCGCCGCTGACCTCCTTCGTGCTTCCCGGCGGCACGCCGGCCGCCGCCTATCTCCACGTCGCGCGCACGATATGCCGCAGGGCGGAACGCGTGATCGTGGAACTGGCGGCCCGTCCGGGCGAGCCGGTCAGCACGGCTGGCATTCAATATATGAACCGCCTGTCGGACTTCCTGTTCGTGGCCAGCCGAGCCGCCAATGGCAATGGTGCCGGCGACGTGCTCTGGGTTCCGGGCCAGAACCGCTGA
- a CDS encoding electron transfer flavoprotein subunit beta/FixA family protein — protein MKVLVPVKRVVDYNVKVRVKGDGSGVELANVKMSMNPFDEIAVEEALRLKEAGKATEVVVVSIGPAQASETIRTGLAMGADRGILVKAEGSVEPLAVAKILKKVADEEQPGLIILGKQAIDDDSNQTGQMLAALLGWSQATFASKLEVEGSDFKVTREVDGGLQTVKLKGPAIVTTDLRLNEPRYASLPNIMKAKKKPIAEKTVADYGVDVAARLEVLKTTEPAGRKAGVKVKDVAELVSKLKNEAGVL, from the coding sequence ATGAAGGTCTTAGTGCCGGTAAAGCGGGTGGTCGATTACAACGTCAAGGTCCGCGTCAAGGGCGATGGATCGGGCGTTGAACTCGCCAACGTCAAGATGTCGATGAACCCGTTCGACGAAATCGCGGTCGAGGAAGCGCTGCGCCTGAAGGAAGCCGGCAAGGCCACCGAGGTCGTGGTGGTCTCCATTGGACCGGCGCAGGCGTCGGAGACGATCCGCACCGGTCTTGCCATGGGCGCCGATCGCGGCATCCTGGTGAAGGCCGAGGGCAGCGTCGAGCCGCTCGCGGTTGCCAAGATCCTGAAGAAGGTTGCGGATGAAGAGCAGCCCGGCCTGATCATCCTCGGCAAGCAGGCGATCGACGACGACTCGAACCAGACCGGCCAGATGCTGGCTGCGCTGCTCGGCTGGTCGCAGGCGACGTTTGCCTCGAAGCTCGAGGTCGAAGGTTCTGACTTCAAGGTCACCCGCGAAGTCGACGGCGGCCTGCAGACCGTCAAGCTGAAGGGACCGGCGATCGTCACCACCGATCTGCGTCTCAACGAGCCGCGCTATGCCTCGCTGCCCAACATCATGAAGGCCAAGAAGAAGCCGATCGCGGAGAAGACCGTCGCCGATTACGGCGTCGATGTTGCCGCGCGTCTCGAGGTTCTCAAGACGACGGAGCCGGCCGGCCGCAAGGCGGGCGTCAAGGTCAAGGACGTCGCCGAGCTGGTGTCGAAACTCAAGAACGAAGCCGGGGTGCTCTGA
- a CDS encoding electron transfer flavoprotein subunit alpha/FixB family protein, giving the protein MTTLLIAEHDNASLKDATNKALTAAAALGADVEVLVAGQNAKAAGDAAAKLAGVKKVLLADGDLYAHDLAEPLAALIVSLAPGYDAIVAPATSRFKNVMPRVAALLDVMQVSEITKVVAPDTYERPIYAGNAIQTVKSKDAKKVITVRTSTFAAAGEDGSAAVESVAAAADPGLSSFVGEEVAKSDRPELTSAKIIVSGGRAMQSRENFAKYIEPLADKLGAGVGASRAAVDAGYAPNDWQVGQTGKVVAPELYVAVGISGAIQHLAGMKDSKVIVAINKDEDAPIFQVADYGLVADLYQAVPELTAELGKLGK; this is encoded by the coding sequence ATGACGACGCTTCTCATTGCCGAACACGACAACGCGTCGCTCAAGGATGCGACCAACAAGGCCCTCACCGCGGCCGCCGCGCTCGGCGCGGACGTCGAGGTGCTGGTCGCTGGCCAGAACGCAAAGGCCGCAGGCGACGCCGCCGCCAAGCTTGCCGGCGTGAAGAAGGTGCTGCTCGCCGACGGCGACCTCTATGCGCACGATCTCGCCGAGCCGCTGGCCGCGCTGATCGTCTCGCTGGCTCCCGGCTATGACGCGATCGTCGCGCCCGCGACCTCGCGCTTCAAGAACGTGATGCCGCGTGTCGCGGCCCTGCTCGACGTCATGCAGGTGTCGGAGATCACCAAGGTGGTCGCGCCCGACACCTATGAGCGTCCGATCTATGCCGGCAACGCCATCCAGACGGTGAAGTCCAAGGACGCCAAGAAGGTCATTACGGTGCGGACCTCCACCTTCGCCGCAGCAGGCGAAGACGGCAGCGCCGCGGTCGAGAGCGTCGCGGCGGCGGCCGATCCCGGCCTGTCGTCCTTCGTCGGCGAGGAGGTCGCCAAGAGCGACCGTCCCGAACTGACCTCGGCCAAGATCATCGTCTCCGGTGGCCGCGCCATGCAGAGCCGCGAGAACTTTGCCAAATACATCGAGCCGCTCGCCGACAAGCTTGGGGCCGGTGTCGGCGCCTCGCGCGCGGCGGTCGATGCCGGCTATGCGCCGAACGACTGGCAGGTCGGCCAGACCGGCAAGGTGGTGGCCCCCGAGCTCTATGTTGCCGTAGGCATTTCCGGCGCGATCCAGCATCTGGCCGGCATGAAGGACTCCAAGGTGATCGTTGCGATCAACAAGGACGAGGACGCGCCGATCTTCCAGGTTGCCGATTACGGTCTGGTCGCCGACCTCTACCAGGCGGTTCCGGAGCTGACGGCCGAACTCGGCAAGCTCGGCAAGTAA
- a CDS encoding 3-hydroxybutyryl-CoA dehydrogenase: protein MAAVIKKVGVIGAGQMGSGIAHVAALAGFDVVLNDISADRLKSGMATINGNLARQVSKKAVSEDDKAKAMARITPADKLDDLADCDLVIETAVEKEEVKRKIFHELCAVLKPEAIVASDTSSISITRLAAATDRPERFIGIHFMNPVPLMELVELIRGIATDDQTFEASKEFVAKLGKQVAVSEDFPAFIVNRILLPMINEAIYTLYEGVGNVEAIDAAMKLGAHHPMGPLELADFIGLDTCLSIMQVLHEGLADSKYRPCPLLVKYVEAGWLGRKTQRGFYDYRGAKPVPTR from the coding sequence ATGGCGGCAGTGATCAAGAAGGTCGGCGTGATCGGCGCGGGGCAGATGGGCAGCGGCATCGCGCATGTTGCGGCGCTGGCCGGCTTCGACGTGGTGCTCAACGACATCTCGGCCGACCGCCTGAAGTCGGGCATGGCCACCATCAACGGCAATCTGGCGCGACAGGTTTCCAAGAAGGCCGTCTCCGAAGACGACAAGGCCAAGGCGATGGCGCGCATCACGCCCGCCGATAAGCTGGACGACCTCGCCGATTGCGACCTCGTGATCGAGACCGCGGTCGAGAAGGAAGAGGTCAAGCGCAAGATCTTCCACGAGCTTTGCGCGGTGTTGAAGCCGGAGGCGATCGTGGCCTCCGATACCTCGTCGATCTCGATCACGCGGCTCGCCGCCGCGACCGATCGTCCCGAGCGCTTCATCGGCATTCACTTCATGAATCCGGTGCCGTTGATGGAGCTGGTGGAACTGATCCGGGGCATCGCCACCGACGACCAGACCTTCGAGGCGTCCAAGGAGTTCGTCGCCAAGCTCGGCAAGCAGGTCGCGGTCTCCGAGGATTTCCCGGCCTTCATCGTCAACCGCATCCTGCTGCCGATGATCAACGAGGCGATCTACACGCTGTATGAAGGCGTCGGCAATGTCGAGGCGATCGACGCGGCGATGAAGCTCGGGGCGCACCATCCGATGGGCCCGCTCGAGCTTGCCGATTTCATCGGCCTCGATACCTGCCTTTCCATCATGCAGGTCCTGCACGAGGGCCTGGCCGACTCCAAATACCGCCCGTGCCCGCTGCTGGTGAAATACGTCGAGGCCGGCTGGCTCGGCCGCAAGACCCAGCGCGGCTTCTACGACTACCGCGGTGCCAAGCCGGTTCCGACGAGGTAA
- the tlpA gene encoding thiol:disulfide interchange protein TlpA, giving the protein MLDKTPSATRRVPLVIAAVAVVGLAGFAALYGLGLSRAPSGDPTCKAAVATAQKIAPLAHGEVAALTMASAPLKLPDLAFEDADGKPKKLSDFRGKTLLVNLWATWCVPCRKEMPALDELQGKLSGPNFEVVAINIDTRDPEKPKTFLKEANLTRLGYFSDQKAKVFQDLKAVGRALGMPTSVLVDPQGCEIATIAGPAEWASEDALKLIRAATGKAAAALQGY; this is encoded by the coding sequence ATGCTCGACAAGACGCCCTCCGCCACGCGCCGGGTCCCCCTCGTCATCGCCGCCGTGGCGGTCGTGGGACTGGCCGGCTTCGCCGCGCTGTACGGGCTGGGCCTGAGCCGGGCCCCCTCGGGCGATCCGACCTGCAAGGCGGCGGTGGCGACGGCGCAGAAGATCGCCCCGCTCGCCCATGGCGAGGTGGCGGCGCTGACCATGGCGAGCGCCCCGCTGAAGCTGCCCGACCTCGCTTTCGAGGACGCCGACGGCAAGCCGAAGAAACTGTCGGATTTCCGCGGCAAGACGCTGCTGGTGAACCTGTGGGCGACCTGGTGCGTGCCCTGCCGCAAGGAAATGCCGGCGCTGGACGAACTCCAGGGCAAGCTGTCGGGCCCGAATTTCGAGGTGGTGGCGATCAACATCGACACCCGCGACCCCGAGAAGCCGAAGACCTTCCTGAAAGAGGCGAATCTGACCCGGCTCGGCTATTTCAGCGACCAGAAAGCCAAGGTTTTCCAGGATCTTAAGGCTGTAGGCCGGGCCCTGGGCATGCCGACCTCGGTGCTGGTCGATCCGCAAGGCTGCGAGATTGCGACGATCGCGGGGCCGGCGGAATGGGCGAGCGAGGACGCGCTCAAGCTGATCCGGGCGGCAACGGGCAAAGCCGCCGCTGCGCTCCAGGGATATTAA
- the argH gene encoding argininosuccinate lyase, with product MSNKMWGGRFSERPDEIMEEINVSIDVDRHLYAQDIAASKAHAAMLASQGIITGSDAKNIGKGLDTILSEIGKGDFAFKRALEDIHMNVESRLSELIGPAAGRLHTARSRNDQVATDFRLYVRDVLDETDAALAAFQQALVERALEHAGTVMPGFTHLQTAQPVTFGHHLLAYVEMAARDRGRFQDGRKRLNESPLGAAALAGTSFPIDRHATAKALLFDRPMANSLDAVSDRDFVLETLSAASICAVHMSRFAEEIVIWTSPLVGLIRLSDKFTTGSSIMPQKRNPDAAELVRAKTGRVIGALNGLLIVMKGLPLAYQKDMQEDKQGAMEGFAALSLAIRAMTGMVRDLVPDEARMKIAAGEGYATATDLADWLVRTLKMPFREAHHVTGRIVAKAAEGGVALHEVPLEEMQAIESKITRDVFGVLSVESSVKSRTSFGGTAPKNVTAQAKAWLKRLEKERKLG from the coding sequence ATGAGCAACAAGATGTGGGGCGGCCGGTTCTCGGAACGTCCCGATGAGATCATGGAAGAGATCAACGTCTCCATCGACGTCGATCGTCACCTCTACGCCCAGGACATTGCCGCGTCCAAGGCCCACGCTGCGATGCTCGCCAGCCAAGGCATCATCACGGGCTCTGATGCGAAAAATATCGGCAAGGGTCTAGACACGATTTTGTCAGAGATCGGCAAGGGCGACTTCGCGTTCAAGCGCGCGCTCGAGGACATCCATATGAATGTCGAGAGCCGCCTGTCCGAGCTGATCGGCCCGGCCGCCGGTCGCCTGCACACCGCGCGCTCGCGCAACGACCAGGTAGCGACCGATTTCCGTCTCTACGTGCGCGACGTTCTCGATGAGACCGACGCCGCGCTCGCTGCCTTCCAGCAGGCCCTGGTCGAGCGTGCGTTGGAGCACGCAGGCACCGTCATGCCCGGCTTCACGCATCTGCAGACCGCGCAGCCGGTGACCTTCGGCCATCATCTGCTTGCCTATGTCGAGATGGCAGCGCGCGATCGCGGCCGTTTTCAGGATGGGCGCAAGCGGCTGAACGAATCGCCGCTCGGCGCCGCCGCGCTCGCAGGCACCTCGTTCCCGATCGATCGCCACGCCACCGCGAAGGCGCTTCTCTTCGACCGTCCGATGGCGAACTCGCTCGACGCGGTGTCCGACCGCGACTTCGTGCTGGAGACGCTGTCGGCCGCCTCGATCTGCGCCGTGCACATGTCGCGCTTTGCCGAGGAGATCGTGATCTGGACCTCGCCGCTCGTCGGCCTGATCCGGCTCAGCGACAAGTTCACCACGGGCTCCTCGATCATGCCGCAGAAGCGGAATCCGGATGCGGCCGAGCTGGTGCGCGCCAAGACCGGGCGCGTCATCGGCGCGCTCAACGGTCTGTTGATCGTGATGAAGGGCCTGCCGCTCGCCTATCAAAAGGACATGCAGGAGGACAAGCAGGGCGCCATGGAGGGCTTTGCCGCGCTGTCGCTGGCGATCCGCGCCATGACAGGCATGGTCCGCGACCTCGTGCCTGACGAAGCCAGGATGAAGATTGCCGCGGGCGAGGGCTATGCCACCGCGACCGACCTTGCCGACTGGCTGGTGCGAACGCTGAAAATGCCGTTCCGCGAGGCCCATCACGTCACGGGCCGCATCGTCGCCAAGGCCGCCGAGGGCGGCGTGGCGCTGCATGAGGTGCCGCTCGAAGAGATGCAGGCGATCGAGTCGAAAATCACCAGGGACGTGTTCGGCGTGCTCTCGGTCGAATCGTCGGTGAAGAGCCGCACCAGCTTCGGCGGCACCGCGCCGAAGAACGTGACGGCCCAGGCCAAGGCCTGGTTGAAGCGGCTGGAAAAAGAGCGAAAATTGGGCTGA
- the lptM gene encoding LPS translocon maturation chaperone LptM produces MTSKFRPAGSGWAIIVLSLTALALAGCGRKGPLDLPPTATNAPTANGAAPVDTDTAAQKTSSMFNPTSASGADAEPAAAKGRKKPFILDPLLDEPPGKK; encoded by the coding sequence GTGACGTCAAAGTTTCGCCCGGCCGGTTCGGGGTGGGCCATCATTGTCTTGAGCCTGACGGCGCTTGCGCTTGCCGGCTGCGGCCGCAAAGGTCCGCTGGATCTGCCGCCGACCGCCACCAACGCGCCGACGGCCAACGGCGCCGCGCCTGTCGACACCGACACCGCAGCCCAGAAGACGTCGAGCATGTTCAATCCCACCTCAGCCTCAGGTGCGGATGCCGAGCCCGCGGCGGCCAAGGGCCGGAAGAAACCGTTTATTCTCGACCCACTTCTGGACGAACCTCCCGGCAAGAAATAA
- the lysA gene encoding diaminopimelate decarboxylase — MNHFDYRNGVLHAEAVNLSELAASVGTPFYCYSTATLERHYRVFTEAFAGEKVLVCYAMKANSNQSVLRTLAKLGAGADVVSGGELKRALAAGIPPSKILFSGVGKTETELRAALAADILCLNVESEPELELLSRVATEMGKTARISLRVNPDVDAGTHAKISTGKSENKFGIPIVHAREVYARAAKLPGIEVTGTDVHIGSQITDLSGMETAFRILSEFVQTLRADGHNISHVDFGGGLGIPYYMDREAPPAPAAYAAMVRRVSHNLGCTLMFEPGRMIVGNAGILVAKVIYVKHGDGKNFVIIDAAMNDLIRPTLYEAHHDILPVKQPAAGAATIVADVVGPVCETGDYLALDRTLPTPAPGDLLAIMTAGAYGAVQAGTYNTRPLVPEVLVKDDQYAVVRPRVEVEQLIAMDTPAPWL; from the coding sequence ATGAACCATTTCGACTATCGCAACGGCGTACTGCACGCCGAGGCGGTGAATCTGTCCGAGCTGGCCGCGTCCGTCGGCACGCCGTTCTATTGCTATTCGACCGCGACGCTGGAGCGGCACTACCGCGTTTTCACCGAGGCCTTCGCCGGCGAAAAGGTGCTGGTCTGCTACGCCATGAAGGCGAATTCCAACCAGTCGGTGCTGCGTACGCTGGCCAAGCTGGGAGCCGGCGCCGACGTGGTCTCAGGCGGCGAATTGAAGCGCGCGCTGGCTGCCGGCATTCCGCCAAGCAAGATCCTGTTCTCCGGCGTCGGCAAGACCGAAACCGAACTGCGCGCCGCGCTCGCCGCCGATATTCTCTGCCTCAACGTCGAATCCGAGCCGGAGCTCGAGCTGCTGTCGCGCGTTGCGACTGAGATGGGCAAGACCGCGCGCATCTCGCTCCGCGTCAACCCCGATGTCGATGCCGGCACCCACGCCAAGATCTCGACCGGCAAGTCCGAGAACAAGTTCGGCATCCCGATCGTGCATGCCCGCGAGGTCTATGCCCGCGCCGCGAAACTCCCGGGCATCGAGGTGACCGGGACCGACGTGCATATCGGCAGCCAGATCACCGATCTTTCCGGCATGGAGACCGCGTTCCGCATCCTCTCCGAGTTCGTGCAGACGCTGCGCGCCGACGGCCACAACATCTCGCATGTCGACTTCGGTGGCGGTCTCGGCATTCCCTATTACATGGACCGCGAGGCGCCGCCGGCGCCGGCCGCCTATGCCGCCATGGTCAGGCGCGTCAGCCACAATCTCGGCTGCACGTTGATGTTCGAGCCGGGCCGCATGATCGTCGGCAATGCCGGCATCCTGGTCGCCAAGGTGATCTATGTGAAGCACGGCGACGGCAAGAATTTCGTCATCATCGACGCTGCGATGAACGACCTCATCCGACCGACGCTGTACGAGGCGCATCACGACATCCTGCCGGTGAAGCAGCCGGCCGCGGGTGCCGCCACCATCGTTGCCGATGTCGTCGGCCCGGTCTGCGAGACCGGCGACTATCTCGCGCTGGATCGTACGCTGCCGACGCCCGCGCCCGGCGATCTCCTCGCCATCATGACCGCGGGCGCCTACGGTGCGGTGCAAGCCGGCACGTACAACACCCGGCCGCTGGTGCCGGAGGTGCTGGTGAAGGACGATCAGTACGCCGTGGTGCGCCCGCGCGTGGAGGTCGAGCAGCTGATCGCGATGGATACGCCCGCGCCGTGGCTGTGA
- a CDS encoding NAD(P)-dependent oxidoreductase, whose product MDIGFIGLGNMGFPMARRLIEAGHSLVVFDTRKEIMGKLVARGATPATSPRDVADRVETVMASLPSLQASLEVATGANGVIEGRSAKRFIDLSTVGSAMAAKIHGLLAKHNIVQIDCPVSGGVGGAEKGTLAVMVSGPKAEFELLKPALDVIGKVFFIGEKPGAAQTMKLANNFLSATAIVATSEAVVMGVKAGLDPAVMIDVINAGSGMNTASRDKFPRAVLPRTFDFGFATGLMVKDVRLALEEMKQLGLSMEVADAVGRLWETVIAAEGAESDFTAAIKPIEKKAGVVVGGAKSGVTGK is encoded by the coding sequence ATGGACATCGGATTCATCGGCCTTGGAAACATGGGTTTCCCGATGGCGCGGCGGCTGATCGAGGCGGGGCACAGCCTCGTCGTGTTCGACACACGCAAGGAGATCATGGGCAAGCTCGTTGCGCGCGGCGCTACGCCCGCGACGTCACCAAGGGACGTCGCCGATCGGGTCGAGACCGTCATGGCGAGCCTGCCTTCGCTGCAGGCTTCGCTCGAGGTTGCAACCGGGGCGAACGGCGTGATCGAGGGCAGAAGCGCAAAACGCTTCATCGATCTCTCCACGGTCGGCTCGGCGATGGCCGCAAAGATTCACGGCCTTCTCGCCAAGCACAACATCGTGCAGATCGACTGCCCCGTCTCCGGCGGCGTCGGCGGCGCCGAGAAAGGCACGTTGGCGGTGATGGTCTCCGGGCCGAAGGCGGAATTCGAGCTGCTCAAGCCCGCGCTCGACGTGATCGGAAAAGTGTTCTTCATCGGCGAGAAGCCCGGCGCGGCGCAGACCATGAAGCTCGCCAACAACTTCCTGTCGGCCACCGCGATCGTGGCGACGTCGGAAGCCGTGGTGATGGGCGTGAAGGCCGGGCTCGATCCCGCCGTGATGATCGACGTGATCAATGCCGGCTCCGGCATGAACACGGCGAGCCGCGACAAGTTTCCGCGCGCGGTGCTGCCGCGCACATTCGACTTCGGCTTCGCCACGGGATTGATGGTGAAGGACGTGCGGCTGGCGCTGGAGGAGATGAAGCAGCTCGGCCTGTCGATGGAGGTCGCGGACGCGGTCGGCCGGTTGTGGGAAACCGTAATAGCCGCGGAAGGCGCCGAGTCCGACTTCACCGCGGCCATCAAGCCGATCGAGAAGAAGGCGGGCGTGGTGGTGGGTGGAGCGAAGAGTGGAGTAACGGGGAAATAG
- a CDS encoding carboxymuconolactone decarboxylase family protein, giving the protein MDKKMHDKGLEVRKAVLGETYVNNALKNVDDFNRPFQEMLNEYCWGAVWGREELPRKTRSMLNIAMIAILNRQHEFRVHLKGALTNGVSREEIREILMQVAIYGGMPAAVDSFRIAREVFAEIDGKA; this is encoded by the coding sequence ATGGACAAGAAGATGCACGACAAGGGCCTGGAAGTCCGCAAAGCGGTGCTGGGCGAGACCTATGTCAACAACGCCCTGAAGAACGTCGATGATTTCAACCGTCCGTTCCAGGAGATGCTGAACGAATATTGCTGGGGCGCGGTGTGGGGCCGCGAGGAGCTGCCGCGCAAGACCCGCAGCATGCTCAACATCGCCATGATCGCGATCCTCAACCGCCAGCACGAGTTCCGCGTACATCTGAAGGGCGCGCTCACCAACGGCGTCAGCCGCGAGGAAATCCGCGAGATCCTGATGCAGGTCGCGATCTATGGCGGCATGCCCGCCGCGGTCGACAGTTTCCGCATCGCGCGCGAGGTGTTCGCGGAGATCGACGGCAAGGCTTGA